The window GACATGATGAACTGATATagtttgtcatttattttcttttaaattagttCTTATACTTTGGCTTTTGACATGATTAAGAAAGATCCATTTTGGTATATTAGGGAACTGgataatataaagataaagagtGCTATATGATGTTTCAAGATTTTGAGTTAATATACCAATGAATTATCAACTCAATCTGCTAGAGACGCTAGGGCAGCTCTTTGGGCCTAATACAACTATCTTTTTGGCTGGCGAGCTTCGAAATGGTGAAGGATTTGTTTCTTTTAACTTCATTTTTTGACCCTAATCCTCACAAGTATTATAAGTTCtgagatctttttttcttttctggttTCAGATGTCATTCTTGAGTACTTCCTAGAAGCTGCAATGAACAATTTTAGAATTGGTCGCATTGATCAAAATCTGTGGCATCCTGATTATCGCAGCAACCGAGTTGTTCTTTATGTTCTTGTGAAGAAATGAAGGTTTCAGAATTAATGAAACTATGTTACTTTATAGTTTATACTCTACTAGAGTGTGACCCTCCTACGCTAGGATTCATTGTAAAAGTTATTCTCCTTCCATGTATTATTTTTTGATATCATGCTCATTTTGAGAAGCCTAACAATTTTGTTTTGACAGATAAAAGTGGACTATGATCTGTGAATCATTTTCAGTGAATTCATTCACAACCACTGTTAAGAAGACACAATATTGTAATGCTTGATGGAACAACTAAAACTCCAATCCTTGCTTGGTTATCATCAAAGGATAATCTCTGaatctaaaatatttaatatagaaCAAAGGCTACTTAAATTCTAACATGTAAATTGTAATACAAAGTAAAGTCCAGTGTTGATCAaataactcctaaaactagatacatatgtactttttaaattatctatcaaaaagattttaaaattaaaagttagtcACAAAAATGACTAATTTATAGTTCAAATAATCttcatgtgtttatttatattttatttattattttattataaaatagtttttttggTTCAACTATAGTCAAATTGATTGAATCTATAAACCAATAAACTAGTAATTAGAGCGGTTTGATGATCAgttcgattttcagaactttgattAAAATAGTCAACTACTGAACAACTATCATAAAGGCCCAAAAGGTCATGCTCTCATTGAACTTTAGTTGGTAAAAAAATAGAGTATTACAATCCATATTGAAATAACGGCAAGAGGTGTATATGGTTTGAATTACCtaactaaatattttttctcaatcCAATGGATATGGTTTTGATATTTTTGGTCTGAGAGGAAGCAGTTTAAAAACTGTGGGCTGCTAAGGAAGCTTAGAAGGCGCCTAGAAGGCTAGAACTACAAGATTTTTTCTTTCTCGCTACGGAGAATTACAAGATATTTTTATGGTCAATATGAAATTACGAATAAGAGAATAACTAGTTCCTTTCGGACAGTATTAAGGCTTGGGCCGCTGTAATGAAATTAACAACCCATGATTCCCAAAACAAACTAAGAAGCTGCCATGACCAAAACccgaaaaactttttttttttttttgaaaacaaaggtgAAAACAAAAATCATCAATATAATTATGCTTAGCTGTGATGAGTAAAAAGGTGTACCTTTttcgtgttttttatttttgtgttacTTCCTAAAGTTATCTATCTTTTTtgattgtttgattttttatttgctCTACTTtcggcttggtttggtaaagttttttgaAAAGATGTTTGTGCTTTTTAAAAAGCTCAAGCTcttcattttgtgtttggtaaataaaaaagatcatgtACTTGTGtttgcagcttttaaaagatcgAAGTACTTTTGAAAGCATCTAAgatagagcttttcaaagttggtttgtgctttttaaaatttaaaagtctaatataacctcatatgttaactaattttcaaatttaatgcttgcatttatgtctattataatatttttaaattttaaaagttattttaccaaATACAATTGTTGTTGCTTATGattattaaaaacaatttttaatttgatttaccaaacataaatactacaacttttaaaaaactatcttttaaaagttagcttttataaactacttttaaaaagtaaaagctttaccaaaccatgtctttttgtaaaaaaatagagTATTAGCAAAAAAATGTGTTGAGGTCTTGTGCTTtcaaaaaaaacccgaaaaactAAGAAGCTGCCAAACAACTTTTTGTGTGTGTTTTTGGTTAAATAGATCACAGCATTCACCACAAGATAGATGAGGAGATATATTACTATTCCTTAATTGATAATATTATTCTATTGTATATTACTCTCAAATTACTATTACAATAAAAATTTTCTCGTATTATTTCATTATTTGCCCTGACTACATAGTAACGATTCACCATTTCTTTAAatagttctttttttttctttatatcagtagcatattaaaaaaaaagaaaattctatTCAGtgcaaaatttttagttttttacactATTATTTGAGATAACTATTCaactatttttgtatattttatggtGATAAAATATGGAGAAATAATCAAGTAGTTTGGACTTTGGAGAATTCAGCTGAGTTATCATTTTCTTCATTCACAAATCACAATCGTCCAATCATATTATCTCACTTACTCGATTCAAATGGAGTGGTTCAGACGCAACCTTTCTCGGAGCTCAACTAACAATAGCGCAGTCTCAAATCCCAGTTCACAATCCAACTCCAAAGAATCTCAACAAGAATCAGAAGAACAAATTTATGGAATCACTCAAGATTTGATAAACCACCTCAAGTCCTTCACCATTGACACCTTTAAGAATTTCCCTCTCCAAGGTTAGACccctttttttctatttatttacttCCTTTTTGCCCTGTTTGATTCCAAAATTGAAGAAATGGAGGAGGAAAAAATGAGGGTTTAATAATGGAACATTCACTTCGATGAAGGTTATCAATCTTCATAGTTTTGGAACCCCAGGCTACATAATTTCCTTAATTTTAGCGTTCAAGTGAAATGATATGAGAGGTTTTGGTGctgatgacaaaaaaaaaaaaaaaagaatcttgTTACTGTGTTTGTAGTGTTGTGTTGGGttatttctttcactttcttgTATTGattgtcattttttttatttgtttgggtGTAGATGAAGATGATTCCGCGAATGGCGAAGAGCCTCGATCGAGTTCAACCAAAGTTAGAAAGGATCTATCTCAGTGGCAGGAGAGACATGCAGTTTTGATACTCTCAAAAGTCAAGGTTAGTTTTTTCCACTTCATCCTTGGAATTTCAAGATTTTCTTCCCATTGTTCTTGTGAACTGTGATGATGAACTATTTTGAATCCTAAAACTTTAAACTAGCAGTCC is drawn from Arachis hypogaea cultivar Tifrunner chromosome 12, arahy.Tifrunner.gnm2.J5K5, whole genome shotgun sequence and contains these coding sequences:
- the LOC112727704 gene encoding uncharacterized protein, giving the protein MEWFRRNLSRSSTNNSAVSNPSSQSNSKESQQESEEQIYGITQDLINHLKSFTIDTFKNFPLQDEDDSANGEEPRSSSTKVRKDLSQWQERHAVLILSKVKEISQLRYSLCPRHLKEEQFWKIYFKLARSYVVEYELRAIQREKLKKMAMEDEKSSDNSPYEVEMSETKPGNFLEPQPPS